A part of Neovison vison isolate M4711 chromosome 6, ASM_NN_V1, whole genome shotgun sequence genomic DNA contains:
- the EXOSC7 gene encoding exosome complex component RRP42 isoform X2, which produces MASVSLSEAEKVYIVHGVQEDLRVDGRGCEDYRCVEVETDVVSNTSGSARVKLGHTDILVGVKAEMGTPKLEKPNEGYLEFFVDCSANATPEFEGRGGDDLGTEIANTLYRIFNNKSSVDLKSLCISPREHCWILYVDVLLLECDGNLFDTICIAVKAALFNTRIPRVRVLEDEEGSKDIELSDDPYDCIRLSVENVPCIVTLCKIGYRHVVDATLQEEACSLASLLVSVTSTGVVTCMRKVGKGSLDPESIFEMMEGKVFCGQVIWISENTPFLVG; this is translated from the exons GAGGACCTCCGTGTGGATGGCCGTGGCTGTGAGGACTACCGATGTGTCGAAGTAGAAACCGACGTGGTGTCTAACACCAGTGGGTCTGCCAGGGTCAAGCTG GGTCACACAGACATCTTGGTGGGAGTGAAAGCAGAAATGGGGACACCGAAGCTAGAGAAACCAAATGAAGGTTACTTGGAGTTCTTCGTTGACTG TTCAGCCAATGCTACCCCTGAATTTGAAGGTCGAGGAGGTGATGACCTTGGCACAGAGATCGCTAACACCCTCTACCGGATATTTAACAACAAGAGCAGCGTCGACCTGAAGTCCCTCTGCATCAGCCCCCGGGAGCACTGCTGGATCCTCTACGTGGACGTACTG CTGCTGGAATGTGATGGGAATCTGTTCGACACCATCTGCATTGCTGTGAAGGCTGCTCTCTTCAATACAAG GATACCGAGAGTTCGTGTTCTAGAGGATGAAGAGGGGTCCAAGGACATTGAACTCTCAGATGACCCTTACGACTGCATCCGGCTAAGTGTGGAGAATGTCCCCTGCATTGTCACTCTGTGCAAG ATCGGCTATCGGCATGTCGTGGACGCTACTCTTCAAGAGGAGGCCTGCTCCTTGGCCAGCTTGCTGGTGTCCGTGACCAGCACGGGAGTCGTGACGTGCATGAGAAAAGTGGGGAAGGGCAGCCTGGACCCAGAGAGCATCTTCGAGATGATGGAG ggaAAAGTGTTTTGTGGACAAGTTATCTGGATCTCTGAAAATACCCCTTTCCTCGTCGGATAA